ATCCCCCTGTTGCACGCATTTAAAGAATGTTTTCCCAGGGGTGTGGTCAACATCATTAATGGTGATGGCAGGGATGTGGCTGGCCCCATCATGGAATCAGGACAGGTGGCAGCCCTTGCCTTCATTGGCAGTTCACGCGCTGCCAACATTCTTAAGAAGCAGCATCCAATGCCCAACAGGCTGCGCTGCATCCTGGGGCTTGACGCAAAGAACCCGGGCATCATACTTCCGGACGCTGATATAGACCTGGCTGTCAGGGAGTGCGTCACGGGCGCACTGTCCTTCAACGGCCAAAGATGCACAGCGCTCAAGATCCTGTTCGTGCACCGCTCAATCGCTGATGCCTTCGTAAAGAGGCTCTCCGATGCAGTAGACGCCCTCCCTTTTGGCCTTCCCTGGGAAAAAGGTGTGCGCATCACACCGCTCCCTGAGCCCGGAGCGCCGGATAAGATGCGTTCCCTGGTTGACGACGCTGTTAAAAAAGGGGCCTCAATATGCAACTCAAATGGAGGCATCTCTAATGAGAGCTTTTATTTTCCGGCGGTGGTCTATCCTGTTACATCTGATATGCAGCTCTACACTGTAGAGCAATTCGGTCCTGTGGTGCCGGTTGCAGTTTTCGATAACGAGCATGAGGTGTTTGACTATATCGTCTCTTCCAACTTCGGACAGCAGGCGAGCATCTTCGGCAAAGACCCTAAGAGGGTAGGCCCGCTCATTGACGTGTTCGCAAACCAGGTGTGCCGCATAAACCTCAATGCCCAGTGTCAGCGAGGCCCCGACGTTTATCCATTTACCGGACGTAAGGACAGCGCAGAGGGCACGCTTTCAGTCTCTGATGCGCTTCGCTGTTTTTCAATCCGCTCCATGGTGGCAGCCACGGAAAGCGACGCCGGTAAAGAGCTCCTCCGCGAAATCATCCACGAGCGCTCTTCCAGCTTCGTCAACACCGATTATCTGTTCTGACAATTACCTGGTTTGCGATTTTTCACAGTTCTTACATATCCCGTCTATACGCACCTCCACCTTATCCACCCTGCCGGGAAAGATCTTCATGAAGGTCTCTGCATCCACCTTTAAGCTGTCAGGGCTCAGGCAGTCCATCTGTCCGCAGATCTTGCAGTAAAAGTGGGGGTGGGGTTTATGATTTTTATTGGGCGCAAGGCCGTAATAGAATGCCCTGCCGCCAGTGCTTATGCGTTCTGCAACATGGTGATCAACCAGGAGGTCAAGTATCCTGTATACTGTCACCTGGTTGATTGCGCCGGAGCGTTCAAGGGTCTTAAATATATCCGCGGCTGAAAGGGGGAAGGGGTTACTGCCAATCACTTCAAGAACAGCGATGCGGTTTGAACTGGCCTCAAGCCCTGCCTTTACAAGCATCTCTTCATAATTACATTGATTGCACATAAGCTAACCTAACAACTATACCCTTAATATATATTTAACCCTGTCTAATATTAATGAAAATATAAATGCAATGGCTGAAACCATTATTATGGATGCCCCTGATGTCAGGTCATATCTGTATGAGATCATAAGACCAATCACTGTAAAAACCGCCCCCAGCAGACTTGAAACCACCATCATCTGAAAAAGTGATTTGACATATTTTTCCGCAATGAAGGGGGGTATGGTCAGGAGCGCAATTACAAGGATAAGCCCCACTATCTGTATGAGGAGCACAGTAGTTATTGCAAGCATTCCTATAAGGCTGAAATAGAGTTTTACTACAGGCACCCCCCTTGTTTTGGCAAACTCCTCATCATATGACATGGCAATAAGATCCTTGTAAAAGAGCCTTGCAAGTATAATCATGAGCAGCGCTATAATGATCATAATATAGATATCATTTCTGGTAACAGTAAGGATGCTTCCAAAGAGGTAGCTCATAAGGTCCGCGTTATAGCCCGGTGTTATATCTATCATAATAATGCCAAAGGCCATGCCGAAGGCCCATATAACGCCGATAATGGTATCAGCCCTATGTTTTGCAGCATGGCTTACCATGGCCATTATCATTGCGGCAAAAAATGAAAAGCCCATTGTGCTTGGGAGATATGGCCAC
This window of the Desulfatiglans sp. genome carries:
- a CDS encoding metal ABC transporter permease: MLEALQFDFFQNALFAGLVASIICGIMGTLVVVNRIVFLSGGIAHAAYGGVGLAFYLKWPYLPSTMGFSFFAAMIMAMVSHAAKHRADTIIGVIWAFGMAFGIIMIDITPGYNADLMSYLFGSILTVTRNDIYIMIIIALLMIILARLFYKDLIAMSYDEEFAKTRGVPVVKLYFSLIGMLAITTVLLIQIVGLILVIALLTIPPFIAEKYVKSLFQMMVVSSLLGAVFTVIGLMISYRYDLTSGASIIMVSAIAFIFSLILDRVKYILRV
- a CDS encoding aldehyde dehydrogenase family protein produces the protein NYPLNETFTTLIPALAMGNTAVVKLPRYGSLCQIPLLHAFKECFPRGVVNIINGDGRDVAGPIMESGQVAALAFIGSSRAANILKKQHPMPNRLRCILGLDAKNPGIILPDADIDLAVRECVTGALSFNGQRCTALKILFVHRSIADAFVKRLSDAVDALPFGLPWEKGVRITPLPEPGAPDKMRSLVDDAVKKGASICNSNGGISNESFYFPAVVYPVTSDMQLYTVEQFGPVVPVAVFDNEHEVFDYIVSSNFGQQASIFGKDPKRVGPLIDVFANQVCRINLNAQCQRGPDVYPFTGRKDSAEGTLSVSDALRCFSIRSMVAATESDAGKELLREIIHERSSSFVNTDYLF
- a CDS encoding transcriptional repressor — encoded protein: MCNQCNYEEMLVKAGLEASSNRIAVLEVIGSNPFPLSAADIFKTLERSGAINQVTVYRILDLLVDHHVAERISTGGRAFYYGLAPNKNHKPHPHFYCKICGQMDCLSPDSLKVDAETFMKIFPGRVDKVEVRIDGICKNCEKSQTR